The following proteins come from a genomic window of Pirellula staleyi DSM 6068:
- a CDS encoding HEAT repeat domain-containing protein, giving the protein MPDRNNGLSMLMLIGLLAAVSGCADGPVPEMRSLNPWVRKQWAEDETFGPTYYARVEALQSLRAKAGSLPPEEREQVAAELSQQLAAESAVPMKLEMLRTLAAYNTATAEAAIVGNLQSENADVRRVACEALARQKGPQAVTALGQVVGTDTDADVRKTAARGLQQFQDPAAAQALRVALDEDDPAMQKIAMDSLRSISGRDYGNDPSRWREYLQGGEPAPAERPSIASSWREWSLW; this is encoded by the coding sequence ATGCCTGATCGAAACAATGGGCTCTCGATGCTGATGCTCATCGGCTTGCTAGCAGCAGTCTCTGGCTGCGCCGATGGACCTGTTCCTGAAATGCGATCGCTCAATCCATGGGTCCGCAAACAGTGGGCTGAGGACGAAACGTTTGGGCCGACATATTATGCGCGCGTCGAGGCGCTTCAAAGCTTGCGTGCCAAAGCAGGTTCGCTTCCTCCCGAAGAACGCGAGCAAGTGGCCGCTGAATTGTCGCAGCAACTCGCGGCTGAGTCCGCAGTTCCGATGAAGCTCGAAATGCTGCGCACTCTGGCCGCCTACAACACCGCCACCGCTGAAGCTGCCATTGTTGGCAATTTGCAAAGCGAAAATGCCGACGTACGCCGCGTTGCTTGCGAGGCCCTTGCGCGACAAAAAGGTCCGCAAGCAGTGACAGCGCTCGGGCAGGTGGTGGGGACCGACACCGATGCCGACGTGCGCAAAACCGCCGCACGCGGTCTCCAGCAATTTCAAGATCCAGCTGCCGCTCAAGCGCTGCGTGTCGCGCTCGACGAAGATGACCCCGCCATGCAGAAAATTGCCATGGATTCGCTCCGGTCGATTTCGGGTCGCGACTACGGCAATGATCCTTCACGCTGGCGCGAGTATCTTCAAGGTGGCGAACCAGCTCCTGCCGAGCGTCCGTCGATTGCCAGCTCGTGGCGCGAGTGGTCGCTTTGGTAA
- a CDS encoding phosphatase PAP2 family protein, whose protein sequence is MNSPLDSSRLDPTLAASQLWNSTIIGTRLMQLAVVLAALAALSLLVDMQVARYWHQVKLGGDVRNFFRMIEAFAYGYTVLILIFMVSAIDPRGARILPRLLLCTYGPGVLVNIVKVSVSRMRPSSIDDLNVSVMSTFGALFPFLVDGTSLDHRMQSFPSGHTATATGFAAALAILYPQRAWVFVILPVVAALQRLQSESHFLSDTLSAASLACFAVALSCLVPLVSRRLLKFEAPSSIAEQVISSKV, encoded by the coding sequence ATGAATTCGCCGCTTGATTCATCGCGACTCGATCCGACACTCGCTGCGTCGCAGCTGTGGAACAGTACGATCATCGGCACGCGTTTGATGCAGCTAGCAGTCGTTCTCGCCGCGCTGGCCGCCCTCAGTTTGCTCGTCGATATGCAGGTTGCACGCTACTGGCATCAAGTGAAACTCGGTGGCGATGTTCGCAACTTCTTTCGCATGATCGAAGCCTTTGCCTATGGCTATACCGTCCTCATTTTGATTTTCATGGTATCGGCGATCGACCCGCGTGGGGCACGCATTTTGCCGCGACTACTACTCTGCACTTACGGTCCGGGTGTTCTGGTGAACATCGTCAAGGTTTCAGTTTCTAGGATGAGGCCATCCTCGATCGACGACCTGAATGTCAGCGTGATGTCGACGTTTGGGGCGCTGTTTCCTTTCCTTGTCGATGGCACTTCACTCGATCACCGGATGCAATCATTTCCGTCGGGGCACACCGCCACTGCAACAGGATTTGCTGCCGCACTCGCGATTTTGTACCCGCAACGGGCCTGGGTGTTTGTGATTTTGCCGGTGGTGGCTGCGCTACAACGTTTGCAATCGGAATCGCACTTTTTAAGCGATACCCTCTCAGCCGCGTCGCTCGCTTGTTTTGCAGTAGCGCTCAGTTGCCTCGTACCGCTGGTTTCTCGTCGCCTCTTGAAGTTTGAAGCACCCAGCAGCATCGCCGAGCAGGTTATTTCCTCGAAAGTTTGA
- a CDS encoding peptidylprolyl isomerase encodes MRRLQQVATLGGMNFWQASATWVLGVALGLTSVGCGGSSTTPPTASIEAPPTSSTASTSTSASDVGESYTTSIPAKVVEQPYVDPIVVVHTTAGDIQIQLYGEKAPGTVDNFLRDYVKRDFYSGTILHHVEPGMMVIMGGYGADLAPKPTRSPIYNEAANGLKNKRGTVAMTRDPDSEHSATSQFFVNLADNSGLDHQSIDSAEDYGYCVFGEVIQGMEIIDQIAAGGTKAEGDFPSLPAETITITTVEQIR; translated from the coding sequence ATGCGTCGATTGCAACAAGTGGCCACGCTGGGTGGCATGAACTTCTGGCAAGCCTCAGCCACTTGGGTTCTAGGCGTTGCCCTTGGACTGACAAGCGTTGGTTGCGGCGGATCGTCGACCACACCTCCCACGGCCAGCATCGAAGCACCCCCCACCTCCAGCACCGCTTCAACCAGCACTAGCGCGAGCGATGTGGGAGAGAGCTACACCACGAGCATTCCCGCAAAGGTGGTGGAGCAGCCTTACGTCGACCCGATTGTGGTGGTGCACACCACCGCGGGCGATATCCAAATTCAACTTTACGGTGAAAAAGCTCCCGGCACGGTTGACAACTTTTTGCGAGACTATGTTAAACGCGATTTCTACTCCGGCACGATTCTGCATCATGTCGAGCCTGGAATGATGGTGATCATGGGGGGCTATGGTGCCGACCTTGCTCCGAAGCCCACCCGCTCGCCGATCTACAACGAAGCCGCCAATGGACTCAAAAACAAGCGTGGCACGGTGGCGATGACTCGCGACCCCGATTCAGAACATTCGGCGACGTCGCAGTTTTTTGTGAATCTCGCCGACAACAGCGGACTCGATCACCAATCGATTGATTCGGCCGAAGACTACGGCTACTGCGTGTTTGGCGAAGTGATCCAAGGGATGGAAATCATCGATCAGATTGCTGCTGGTGGCACGAAAGCGGAAGGTGATTTTCCTTCACTTCCAGCCGAGACCATCACCATCACCACCGTCGAGCAGATTCGCTAG
- the murB gene encoding UDP-N-acetylmuramate dehydrogenase, with protein MAFPSGFEHITREQEQLAPFTWFRIGGAAQFWVEPTSIEELAAVVRAAAAEGLMIRVLGGGSNLLVRDEGVSGVVLHLTAAAFAKIEVNKKRIIAGGGAKLGHVVSTAVREGLAGLEQLVGIPGTLGGALRSNAGTHGGDIGQWTTSATVMTRSGEILTRSKDELRFGYRASSLDELVILEATLDLEMASSAMLTKQMQQTWILKKAQLPSADQATSCIFKNPGGVSAASLIEEAGMHSARVGNAEVSDRNAAYIVAQPGCTSREVIELIELIRKTVADRTGVDLETAIEIW; from the coding sequence ATGGCATTTCCTAGCGGATTCGAACATATCACGCGCGAGCAAGAGCAGCTGGCCCCTTTCACCTGGTTCCGCATCGGTGGAGCCGCGCAATTCTGGGTGGAACCGACTTCGATCGAAGAACTGGCCGCTGTCGTGCGCGCCGCTGCCGCCGAAGGGCTCATGATTCGGGTGCTCGGCGGAGGATCGAATCTGCTGGTCCGCGACGAAGGTGTGAGTGGCGTGGTGCTACACCTCACTGCCGCCGCCTTCGCCAAAATCGAAGTCAATAAGAAGCGAATCATCGCAGGTGGCGGGGCCAAGCTGGGGCACGTTGTCTCGACAGCAGTCCGCGAAGGTCTGGCAGGACTCGAGCAACTGGTCGGCATTCCCGGCACACTGGGCGGGGCACTGCGGAGCAACGCCGGAACCCATGGTGGTGATATTGGTCAATGGACCACGTCGGCCACTGTGATGACTCGCAGCGGCGAAATCTTGACGCGCTCGAAAGACGAATTGCGATTTGGCTATCGGGCCAGCAGTCTCGACGAGCTCGTGATTCTCGAAGCAACGCTCGATCTCGAAATGGCCAGTAGCGCGATGCTGACCAAGCAAATGCAGCAGACCTGGATTTTGAAGAAGGCGCAGCTTCCGTCGGCCGATCAAGCGACCAGCTGCATTTTCAAAAATCCAGGTGGTGTGAGCGCTGCGAGCTTGATTGAAGAAGCAGGGATGCATAGCGCTCGCGTCGGTAACGCGGAAGTGAGTGATCGCAACGCCGCCTACATCGTCGCGCAGCCTGGTTGCACCAGCCGCGAAGTCATCGAGTTGATTGAACTCATTCGTAAAACGGTAGCCGATCGAACCGGTGTCGACCTCGAAACCGCCATCGAGATCTGGTAG
- a CDS encoding carbon storage regulator, which yields MLVLSRKVGERILIGDQIAITVVRISGGGVRIGIEAPSHMAVVREELATKAAVESAAALPLSAGGTTSVAEVQVASTPVEQQKLLPSPAPRKAK from the coding sequence ATGCTAGTACTGAGTCGGAAAGTTGGTGAACGGATTCTGATTGGCGATCAAATTGCCATCACCGTCGTGAGAATCTCTGGCGGTGGTGTCCGGATCGGCATCGAAGCACCATCACACATGGCGGTGGTGCGTGAAGAACTCGCAACGAAAGCGGCTGTCGAAAGTGCAGCCGCACTTCCTTTAAGCGCCGGTGGCACGACGAGTGTCGCTGAGGTGCAAGTCGCTTCGACTCCGGTTGAACAGCAAAAGCTGCTCCCCTCCCCTGCTCCTCGCAAGGCCAAGTAG
- a CDS encoding alanine--glyoxylate aminotransferase family protein, with amino-acid sequence MTTTFPELNPPVRVLMGPGPSDTHPRVLQALAKGTVGHLDPYYLETMNGLQEMLRQVYRTKNPMTMAISGTGSAGMEAVVDNLIEPGDKMIVCVNGVFGGRMVDVAQRAGAEVTKIERPWGEVFTVDDLKPVLESVRPKVVGIVMAETSTGAWQPIEEISKLVHSYNALLAVDAVTALGGIPLEVDAWNIDAIYSGTQKCLSCPPGLSPVSFSPAAMEKVMSRKTKVQSWYLDVSMLANYWGQNRVYHHTGPINMTYALYEALRLVLEEGLEKCHARHALNHKALRAGLEAIGIKYSTQEGHILPQLNAVLIPEGIDDAKVRGDLLNRFGIEIGAGLGAYKGKVWRIGLMGYGSRPANVLLILSALEQLLAEQGYQFQRGASIAAATTVYQNAAK; translated from the coding sequence GTGACCACTACTTTTCCTGAACTCAATCCTCCTGTTCGCGTGCTGATGGGCCCAGGGCCAAGCGATACCCATCCTCGAGTTTTGCAGGCTCTCGCCAAGGGAACGGTCGGGCATCTCGACCCGTATTACCTCGAGACGATGAACGGCCTGCAGGAGATGCTCCGCCAGGTTTACCGCACCAAGAACCCGATGACGATGGCGATTAGCGGAACCGGTTCCGCCGGCATGGAAGCGGTGGTCGATAACCTGATCGAGCCGGGCGATAAAATGATCGTCTGTGTGAATGGTGTATTCGGCGGACGGATGGTCGATGTCGCCCAGCGGGCTGGTGCCGAAGTGACCAAGATCGAACGTCCGTGGGGGGAAGTCTTTACGGTCGACGACCTGAAGCCGGTTCTGGAATCGGTCCGTCCGAAGGTGGTGGGAATTGTGATGGCCGAGACTTCGACCGGTGCTTGGCAGCCGATCGAGGAGATTTCAAAGCTGGTCCATTCGTACAACGCTCTGCTGGCGGTCGATGCCGTGACTGCCCTGGGTGGCATTCCGCTGGAAGTCGATGCCTGGAACATCGACGCGATCTACTCCGGCACGCAAAAGTGCCTCAGCTGTCCGCCGGGTCTCTCTCCCGTTTCGTTCAGCCCCGCTGCGATGGAAAAGGTGATGAGCCGCAAGACCAAGGTGCAAAGCTGGTACCTCGACGTCTCGATGCTGGCCAACTACTGGGGTCAGAACCGCGTGTATCACCACACCGGCCCGATCAACATGACTTACGCCCTCTATGAAGCACTCCGATTGGTGCTCGAGGAAGGGCTCGAGAAGTGCCACGCTCGCCATGCGCTGAATCACAAGGCGCTGCGGGCCGGTTTGGAAGCGATTGGCATCAAATACAGCACGCAGGAAGGCCATATCCTGCCCCAGCTGAACGCGGTGCTGATTCCTGAAGGAATCGACGACGCCAAAGTGCGTGGAGACCTGCTGAATCGTTTCGGCATCGAAATTGGTGCGGGATTGGGTGCGTATAAAGGCAAAGTGTGGCGAATTGGTCTGATGGGCTACGGCAGCCGACCAGCCAATGTGCTGCTGATCCTGTCGGCTCTCGAACAGCTGCTGGCTGAACAGGGTTATCAGTTCCAGCGCGGGGCCAGCATTGCTGCTGCGACCACGGTTTACCAGAACGCAGCCAAATAG
- a CDS encoding sulfotransferase — MTSLRAAKSTALRLLTKPTGLMPNFLVIGAMKSGTSSLYHYLEAHPEISMSVSKETKFFLPGVMEEKGLAWYQSFFRENRKAIGEASPDYTKHPFYPGCAEKIHALLPQAKLIYVVRDPVERIVSHYWHEVDRGREKRPIAEALRNPSDNDLYCIPSQYHRQWMEYLKLFPQSQTLTVSADDLRDNTREVMQWIYAFLEVDAKFSSPVFDEAFHLSNEKPGTGNKLVRAIWRLGKSFHKRLVRPFLLKTSRKTKSEYAEKLPAEIRERLQDFLRPDTEQLRALTGLSLSEWSI; from the coding sequence GTGACGTCACTTCGCGCTGCAAAATCGACGGCTTTGCGGCTGCTCACCAAACCGACTGGCCTGATGCCCAATTTTTTGGTCATCGGGGCCATGAAATCGGGCACCAGCAGTCTCTATCACTACCTCGAAGCTCATCCCGAAATCTCGATGTCGGTGAGCAAGGAAACGAAGTTCTTCCTCCCCGGCGTCATGGAAGAAAAAGGACTCGCGTGGTACCAAAGTTTTTTCCGTGAGAATCGGAAAGCGATCGGGGAAGCCTCGCCAGACTACACCAAGCATCCGTTCTACCCAGGATGCGCCGAGAAGATACATGCGCTGTTGCCACAGGCAAAGCTAATTTATGTCGTACGCGACCCAGTGGAGCGGATCGTTTCCCACTACTGGCACGAAGTGGATCGCGGACGCGAAAAACGGCCGATCGCTGAAGCCCTTCGGAATCCTAGCGACAACGATCTGTACTGCATTCCGAGCCAGTATCATCGGCAGTGGATGGAATATTTGAAGCTATTTCCACAGTCGCAAACGCTAACTGTTTCTGCTGACGATCTCCGGGACAACACGCGCGAAGTGATGCAGTGGATCTATGCGTTTCTCGAGGTCGATGCCAAGTTCAGCAGCCCCGTGTTCGACGAGGCGTTTCACCTAAGCAACGAGAAGCCCGGGACTGGCAACAAACTGGTGCGAGCCATTTGGCGGCTCGGCAAGAGCTTTCATAAGCGTCTGGTTCGCCCGTTTTTGCTCAAAACTTCTCGAAAGACTAAATCGGAATACGCCGAGAAGTTGCCCGCCGAGATCCGCGAGCGGCTGCAAGACTTTTTGCGTCCCGATACTGAACAGCTGCGGGCTCTCACTGGCTTATCGCTCTCCGAATGGTCGATTTAA